The following are encoded in a window of Oncorhynchus mykiss isolate Arlee chromosome Y, USDA_OmykA_1.1, whole genome shotgun sequence genomic DNA:
- the LOC118945261 gene encoding protein S100-A1-like, whose protein sequence is MLLIDFSSAFTSKLILSSEPWWCKELINIMPSRLEGAAYSRTVFDNYSGSDGDKHKLNKGELKQLLNSELPFQKDPMLLEKIMKVLDSNKDNEVDFNEYVVLVATLTVACNDFFQEQQKKKAN, encoded by the exons atgctactCATCGACTTCAGCTCAGCCTTCACCTCCAAGCTCATCCTTAGCTCggagccctgg tgGTGTAAAGAACTTATCAACATCATGCCAAGCCGACTTGAAGGTGCTGCTTACAGTAGAACAGTTTTCGACAACTACTCCGGGAGCGACGGAGACAAACACAAGCTCAACAAGGGAGAGCTGAAACAACTATTGAACAGTGAACTCCCT TTTCAGAAAGACCCCATGCTACTGGAGAAGATCATGAAAGTTCTGGACTCCAACAAAGACAACGAGGTGGACTTCAATGAGTATGTGGTTCTGGTGGCGACCCTGACCGTAGCCTGCAACGACTTCTTCCAGGAGCAGCAGAAAAAGAAAGCCAACTAA
- the LOC110509673 gene encoding cholesterol 25-hydroxylase-like protein 2 gives MNPLRLLDFSWDTVSAGGLFSGVSLPWMSHLTVANLTLGLGLPEQSVLQPAWDYLLQHHQAELRSPLFPVVISVSTYLLLVTLYTLLDLLAPSWPALNSYKLHPDRPVTWDNIWTTLYLTAYNHLVYIFPAAVGQWLWRPPIPLPRDAPTLMSFLLGILGCMVVFDFQFYLWHLLHHRVPWLYRTFHAMHHQYLQPFSLVTQYVSAWELISSGFWTTVDPLLLQCHCLTAWGFMVFTICVSTEDHCGYDFPWSLHRLVPFGLWGGPPKHDAHHRMPGTNFAPFFSHWDWLGGTNMVPTPSKDRYVEEGLKGRKDKGA, from the coding sequence ATGAATCCTCTGAGACTATTAGACTTTAGTTGGGACACAGTGAGTGCAGGCGGTTTGTTCAGCGGTGTGTCTCTCCCCTGGATGTCTCACCTGACCGTGGCTAACCTGACCCTGGGTCTGGGGCTCCCGGAGCAGTCCGTCCTTCAGCCGGCGTGGGACTACCTCCTGCAGCACCACCAGGCTGAGCTGCGGAGCCCTTTGTTCCCTGtggtcatctctgtctctacctaccTTCTCCTGGTGACCCTCTACACCCTGCTAGACCTCCTGGCCCCCAGCTGGCCAGCCCTCAACAGCTACAAGCTCCACCCAGACAGACCCGTCACCTGGGACAACATCTGGACCACCCTGTATCTCACAGCCTACAACCACCTGGTCTATATCTTCCCTGCTGCTGTGGGCCAGTGGCTGTGGAGGCCTCCTATCCCGCTCCCCCGTGACGCACCCACTCTAATGAGCTTCCTCCTGGGCATCCTGGGGTGCATGGTGGTCTTTGACTTCCAGTTCTATCTTTGGCATCTTCTACACCACAGAGTCCCATGGCTGTACCGCACCTTCCACGCCATGCACCACCAGTACCTTCAGCCCTTTAGCCTGGTTACCCAGTACGTGTCCGCCTGGGAGCTGATCAGCTCGGGCTTCTGGACCACTGTGGACCCCCTCCTGCTGCAGTGCCACTGCCTGACCGCTTGGGGCTTCATGGTGTTCACCATCTGTGTGTCCACTGAGGACCACTGTGGCTACGACTTCCCCTGGTCGCTGCACCGCCTGGTGCCCTTCGGCCTGTGGGGCGGACCCCCCAAACACGACGCTCACCACCGGATGCCCGGGACAAACTTTGCCCCGTTCTTCTCCCACTGGGACTGGCTGGGGGGGACTAACATGGTGCCCACCCCCTCCAAAGATAGATATGTTGAGGAAGGTCTGAAAGGGAGGAAGGATAAAGGAGCTTGA